The following coding sequences are from one Camarhynchus parvulus chromosome 1, STF_HiC, whole genome shotgun sequence window:
- the LOC115908268 gene encoding T-cell surface antigen CD2-like: MNFRRIFLVKCLLLLFPSVQCSSTSWIYKAANETALLSITAPGSIYEATWRRGPERLVQIRENRAKHFVNKEQCRCAILRNGTLQIQRLQKEDSGRYTVQVYQKDGQLKAEENTMLFVQEPVPQPVLMAECRNKSVSVKCEAKQKAKDEVFIIELTQPNGKKIQKNATVLEWHGWNSGTFQCVAKNQASEKMAEKVINCSGKMDFYLILSIAGGAVFFVIFVICLIYCIRRRKAKRNEVYGEERAMQSLPMDHERGMMRELPQAPSKPTPKQQRMQQRPLPQQPQEPQQPRPQPRPRTQPRTPNPPRHRP, encoded by the exons ATGAACTTTAGGAGGATTTTCCTAGTCAAGtgcttgctgcttttatttcccagtgTACAAT gctccagcaccagctggatTTACAAGGCAGCGAACGAGACAGCTCTTCTCAGCATCACTGCTCCTGGGAGCATCTACGAGGCCACGTGGAGGAGAGGGCCAGAAAGGCTGGTTCAGATCAGAGAAAACAGAGCCAAGCACTTTGTGAACaaggagcagtgcaggtgtgcCATACTCCGGAACGGGACCCTGCAAATCCAGCGCCTGCAGAAGGAGGACAGTGGGCGCTACACGGTGCAGGTTTATCAGAAGGATGGacagctgaaggcagaggaaaataCAATGTTATTCGTTCAGG AGCCTGTCCCTCAGCCAGTCCTCATGGCTGAATGCAGGAATAAAAGTGTGTCTGTCAAGTGTGAAGCCAAACAGAAGGCCAAGGATGAAGTATTTATAATAGAGCTGACCCAACCcaatggcaaaaaaatccaaaagaatgCAACAGTGCTGGAATGGCACGGGTGGAATTCTGGGACGTTCCAATGCGTTGCTAAGAACCAAGCCAGTGAAAAAATGGCTGAAAAAGTAATTAACTGCTCAG GCAAGATGGACTTTTACCTCATCTTGAGCATAGCAGGAGGTGCAGTCTTCTTTGTCATCTTTGTGATTTGTCTTATTTATTGTATCAGaaggaggaaagcaaaaaggaatGAAGTTTATG GGGAGGAGCGAGCGATGCAGAGCCTGCCCATGGACCATGAGAGGGGGATGATGAgggagctgccccaggctccATCCAAGCCCACGCCGAAGCAGCAGCGAATGCAGCAGCGGccgctgccccagcagccccaggagccacagcagccTCGGCCCCAGCCACGGCCCCGCACCCAGCCAcggaccccaaacccccccagacaCAGGCCCTGA
- the LOC115909665 gene encoding uncharacterized protein LOC115909665 has product MDFSSPLTLLCLLVIITVTQGSAIWTGALSGDSAVFSLEIQSLQNFSSMSKEDKKCSTTVLNDTLLAKCGTSASRWLNLENGSLVLRSVEKDDEGKYGFVFQNTARNFTLEVFEPTIGIQCFPDGTAELSCNVASNEILVFRWLLNGTHLKAEGACIKDAGKKVHLGKTEPGEFVCEILKGNSVTRTRPITLSCSYGDLLRYPGFIYILAGCAAGVLILLVALPAAICCCMKKRRHKFIPVPSEEEKDDGLTMSVVSGEGTKSSLNGDRVEAQAAQSDRPAKPDAAQIGQGVEPQPVAEENLPVQVEAEEMPDAEVLVDMESQEDASDCFPDPTDD; this is encoded by the exons ATGGATTTCAGCTCTCCTTTGACTCTGCTCTGCTTGCTGGTGATAATAACTGTTACTCAAG GCTCTGCCATCTGGACTGGTGCGCTCAGCGGCGACTCAGCAGTCTTTTCTTTGGAAATCCAAAGCCTGCAGAACTTCTCCAGCATGAGCAAGGAGGATAAGAAATGCTCTACAACTGTCCTAAATGATACCTTGTTGGCCAAGTGTGGCACTTCTGCCAGTAGATGGCTGAACTTAGAGAACGGCTCCCTGGTGCTGAGGAGTGTGGAGAAAGACGATGAAGGAAAATACggatttgtttttcagaacaCTGCCAGAAATTTTACACTGGAAGTGTTTG AGCCGACCATTGGTATCCAGTGCTTCCCTGATGGAACTGCGGAGCTGTCCTGCAACGTGGCCAGCAACGAGATCCTGGTCTTCAGGTGGCTCCTCAATGGCACCCACCTGAAAGCCGAGGGGGCTTGCATCAAGGATGCTGGGAAGAAGGTTCACCTGGGCAAAACTGAGCCTGGGGAGTTTGTGTGTGAGATTTTGAAGGGGAACAGCGTCACGAGGACCAGGCCCATTACGCTGTCTTGCAGCTACG GAG ACCTGCTGCGGTACCCGGGGTTCATTTACATCCTGGCAGGCTGTGCAGCGGGTGTGCTTATCCTGCTGGTGGCTTTGCCTGCAGCCATATGTTGCTGCATGAAGAAGAGGAGACACAAGTTCATCCCAGTGCCTTCAG aggaggagaaggatgaTGGGCTAACAATGTCAGTGGTGTCCGGGGAGGGCACGAAGAGCTCCCTCAATGGAGACCGCGTGGAggctcaggctgcccagagTGACCGTCCTGCCAAGCCTG aTGCTGCCCAGATTGGTCAAGGTGTTGAGCCCCAGCCAGTGGCAGAAGAAAACTTACCGGTGCAGGTAGAAGCTGAGGAAATGCCAGATGCTGAGGTCCTAGTTGATATGGAAAGCCAGGAAGATGCCTCAGATTGTTTCCCAGATCCAACTGATGACTGA